In Leishmania major strain Friedlin complete genome, chromosome 34, the following proteins share a genomic window:
- a CDS encoding putative adaptor complex subunit medium chain 3 gives MLSCIFLLNEHGEVMVELQFSEQIPRSMLEGFWATYMAPSKGGREAPAAIVAYGGTVFSHIHRNNVFLVGTHPSDDTALVVIEQLCLVARVLTTYLSEVTENTIRENFSTVYQLLQEMFDYGYPLTTELCSLEELVPRPTLENRVRTILDTPLVSKVMPVGSRTAIGVGSRQASSFFGGVPWRDPETRHNTNEILFDVVESLDYVLDSEGRCVRAAVQGSIEVNCRLSGMPDVVLRLRDVDTVVDDVAFHRCVRLDRYEHDRTLCFIPPDGKFTLMKYTCKSSLLMPLPPFYVTPQVTFNATGGRFHCMAGIRGGGAGFSSVAEKDKDVQRLSVRLLLPPNTSSLTVTNCSSGTTVFDRSKATLTWSVGNLTHSATPSLGGEFLLEPEGGDSSGERGHDNAAPSRSARATARAAGVGNATMAAVSFQLPNRIMSSLRVDSVQVLNEIGKPYKGLKYLTQSGSYFIRGA, from the coding sequence ATGTTGTCATGTATTTTTTTGCTGAATGAGCATGGCGAGGTGATGGTGGAGCTGCAATTTAGTGAGCAAATCCCGCGCTCAATGTTGGAGGGATTCTGGGCGACCTATATGGCGCCGTCGAAGGGAGGCCGCGAGGCGCCCGCTGCCATCGTCGCCTACGGCGGCACCGTGTTCTCGCACATCCACCGCAACAACGTGTTTCTCGTCGGTACACACCCTTCAGACGACACGGCGCTAGTGGTGATTGAGCAGCTCTGTCTCGTGGCCCGCGTTCTCACAACATACCTGAGCGAGGTGACGGAGAACACCATTCGAGAAAACTTCTCTACCGTCTATCAGCTACTACAGGAGATGTTTGACTACGGCTACCCCCTCACCACTGAGCTCTGCTCactggaggagctggtgcCGCGGCCGACGCTCGAGAACCGCGTGCGCACTATACTGGACACGCCGCTCGTGAGCAAGGTGATGCCGGTCGGCAGCCGCACTGCCATTGGGGTTGGCAGCCGGCAAGCATCCAGCTTCTTCGGTGGTGTACCATGGCGGGACCCGGAGACGCGTCACAACACGAATGAAATACTCTTTGACGTGGTGGAGTCGCTGGACTACGTCCTGGACAGCGAGGGCCGCTGCGTCAGGGCTGCTGTGCAGGGGAGCATCGAGGTGAATTGCCGGCTGAGCGGCATGCCTGAcgtggtgctgcgcctgcgcgatGTCGACACCGTGGTGGACGACGTGGCCTTTCATCGATGCGTCCGCCTGGACCGCTATGAGCACGATCGCACGCTCTGCTTCATTCCCCCCGACGGCAAGTTCACGTTGATGAAGTACACCTGCAAGTCTTCCCTGCTGATGCCGCTTCCACCGTTCTACGTGACCCCGCAGGTCACTTTCAACGCTACGGGTGGTCGCTTCCATTGCATGGCAGGCAtccgcggtggcggagcgggCTTCTCCTCCGTGGCGGAGAAGGACAAGGATGTGCAGCGGCTCTCTGtgcgcctcctgctgccgccaaACACGTCATCGCTCACAGTGACGAACTGTTCGAGCGGCACGACCGTTTTCGACCGCTCCAAGGCGACGCTCACGTGGAGCGTGGGCAACTTGACGCATTCCGCAACGCCGTCCCTCGGTGGTGAGTTCTTATTAGAGCCGGAAGGTGGTGACAGCAGTGGCGAGCGGGGGCATGACAACGCGGCGCCATCGAGGTCGGCGCGGGCAACAGCCCGTGCGGCCGGAGTCGGAAACGCCACCATGGCCGCCGTGTCGTTCCAGCTGCCGAACCGAATCATGAGTAGCCTTCGCGTGGATTCGGTTCAGGTTTTGAATGAAATCGGCAAGCCGTACAAGGGGCTGAAGTACCTAACGCAGTCTGGCAGCTACTTCATCCGAGGCGCCTGA
- a CDS encoding putative acyl-CoA binding protein: MSAEEFERYTKSVSDLRSNLSIPQKIEMYGLWCVATRGKCTLKQPSRANMVEYGKWAAWKKYEPLGQQKARELFIEKAKTIVAKYPSKL, from the coding sequence ATGTCTGCCGAGGAGTTTGAGCGCTATACAAAGTCGGTCTCCGACCTGCGGTCAAACCTGTCGATCCCGCAGAAGATCGAGATGTACGGCCTGTGGTGTGTGGCGACGCGGGGAAAGTGCACGCTGAAACAGCCGTCCCGCGCCAATATGGTAGAGTACGGCAAATGGGCTGCGTGGAAGAAGTACGAGCCCCTTGGCCAGCAGAAGGCCCGCGAACTCTTTATTGAGAAGGCAAAGACTATCGTAGCCAAATACCCATCGAAGTTGTGA
- a CDS encoding putative ATP-dependent DNA helicase → MAEGPIRTAEARDLTRVERVGAHSHIRGLGLDDTLEARVSSQGMVGQMEARRAAGVVVQMVKKGKIAGRCVLLAGGPGSGKTAIAMAMAQALGPETPFTMIAGSEIFSLEMSKTEALTQAFRRSIGVHIKEETEMIEGEVVEVTIDRPSTNPAEAHQRTGQLVLKTSDMESTFDLGQKMIESLQKEKVQVGDVITIDKATGRISKLGRSFVHSKDFDAMSANTRFVQTPEGELSKRKEVVHTVTLHEVDVINSRQQGFLALFAGDTGEIKPEVREQIDQRVAEWREEGKGEIVPGVLFIDEVHMLDIECFSWLNRALESPLAPVVIVASNRGISRIRGTQYKAPHGIPIDLLDRMMIITTNPYSQEELGKIINIRCEEEDVELTEDAFVLLTTLGQKTSLRYVLQLITTANMVAQKRKSSTVSVDDIKKVYLLFIDLRRSVELLQEHEKDFLFGEEDTHVENSTRVRVRDGQEDCGNEEETVR, encoded by the coding sequence ATGGCGGAGGGTCCCATTCGTACTGCGGAGGCTCGCGACCTCACCCGAGTGGAGCGCGTCGGCGCACATTCCCACATTCGCGGCCTCGGCCTCGATGACACGCTCGAGGCGCGCGTTTCGAGTCAGGGCATGGTGGGTCAAATGGAGGCTCGGCGTGCGGCgggcgtggtggtgcagaTGGTGAAGAAGGGAAAGATCGCCGGCCGGTGTGTGTTGTTGGCTGGCGGGCCGGGCTCTGGTAAGACGGCCATTGCGATGGCCATGGCGCAGGCGCTTGGACCCGAGACACCCTTCACCATGATTGCTGGTAGCGAGATCTTTTCCCTTGAGATGTCCAAGACGGAGGCGCTGACGCAGGCGTTTCGTCGTAGCATTGGCGTGCACATCaaggaggagacggagatgatcgagggcgaggtggtggaggtgacCATTGATCGCCCGTCTACGAATCCCGCCGAGGCCCATCAGCGCACCGGGCAACTGGTGCTCAAGACTTCCGACATGGAGTCGACCTTCGACCTGGGGCAGAAGATGATCGAGAGCTTGCAGAAGGAAAAGGTCCAAGTAGGCGACGTCATCACGATTGACAAGGCCACCGGCCGCATCAGCAAACTGGGCCGCAGCTTTGTGCATAGCAAGGACTTTGACGCCATGTCCGCCAACACGCGCTTCGTGCAGACACCGGAGGGCGAGCTGTCGAAGCggaaggaggtggtgcacaCCGTGACGCTGCATGAGGTGGACGTGATCAACTCTCGCCAGCAGGGcttcctcgctctctttgCCGGTGACACCGGTGAGATCAAGCCCGAGGTGCGCGAGCAGATTGATCAGCGCGTCGCTGAATGGCGGGAGGAGGGTAAGGGCGAGATCGTTCCCGGTGTACTCTTTATTGACGAGGTCCACATGCTCGATATCGAGTGCTTCTCATGGCTGAACCGCGCGCTGGAAAGCCCATTAGCGCCGGTGGTGATCGTCGCGTCGAATCGTGGTATTTCGCGTATCCGCGGTACACAGTACAAGGCCCCACATGGCATCCCGATCGACCTGCTGGATCGAATGATGATTATCACCACAAACCCGTACTCGCAGGAGGAGCTCGGCAAGATTATTAACATTCggtgcgaggaggaggatgtggAGCTGACAGAGGACGCCTTTGTCCTCCTGACGACACTTGGCCAGAAGACGTCGCTGCGCtacgtgctgcagctcattACGACGGCGAACATGGTGGCGCAGAAGCGGAAGTCGTCGACCGTGTCGGTGGACGACATCAAGAAGGTGTATCTTCTCTTCATCGacctccgccgcagcgtggagctgctgcaggagcacgAGAAGGACTTTCTGTTTGGCGAGGAGGACACGCACGTCGAGAACTCGACTCGCGTGCGCGTACGGGACGGTCAGGAAGATTGcggcaacgaggaggagacggtgcGGTAA
- a CDS encoding putative RNA helicase — MSARQHQLHNVCDAIYRSGTAREALRQAVHEPSHESALRLLEEFEKDPGVWRDEAWSTAFLTASSHLSSQMDLLLVRFTQWHTVRKAPTKVAMHKPWDWYPQARLMRRRFIFHYGPTNSGKTHAALEALVRARSGVYCAPLKALAAQVWHRVKERVPCDLLIGDERVFGGAAEHVSCTVEMTPVDLPVDVGVVDEIQMIADRDRGWAWTRALLGLPAREIHLCGEARALPLIQNLLYATHERKNLSTVEHKRLVPLAVSPSLRSRLRPETVENGDCFVCFSKKQVLSLRDNLNRLPGVKSFAIYGAMPFQVREAEAARFNRGVTDYINASTSCSANAKNNTAGCSTTSPPGTRPRESSPETATPTKHVLVSTDAIAYGLNMNIERMVFTTLRKFDGKGMVELPAATVQQIAGRSGRFGLTRQHAVGRCTVLHESDMAAFGAAMSAQPEPLAKAGLLPTGDILQLFAELESAKSRKASTPTLDLSGGSFFELMSRFAASCAESQNFFPCDIHRSLLRVAELLEPVRNLSLTDRIMFCYLPLSDMSAASLQLIVAYATDHAAGKPVPLRFDVWCTELMQRAEREEACCVGAAPPHQREQQQQLSLSDLATELERCFRQAEMYCWLSWRFGKTFVERERGLELKASITAALTRLNGSA; from the coding sequence ATGTCTGCGCGGCAGCATCAACTGCACAATGTTTGCGATGCCATCtaccgcagcggcacagcgagggaggctcttCGCCAGGCAGTACACGAGCCATCGCACGAGAGTGCCCTCCGCTTGCTTGAAGAGTTCGAGAAGGATCCCGGTGTGTGGCGCGACGAGGCGTGGTCCACCGCTTTCCTAACCGCCTCCTCGCACCTGTCAAGCCAGATGGACCTCTTGCTTGTCCGCTTCACGCAGTGGCACACAGTGCGTAAGGCGCCGACCAAGGTTGCAATGCACAAGCCATGGGACTGGTATCCTCAAGCACGTCTcatgcgccgccgctttATCTTCCACTACGGCCCCACGAACAGCGGCAAGACGCACGCCGCTTTAGAGGCACTGGTGCGGgcacgcagcggcgtctACTGCGCCCCTCtcaaggcgctggcggcacaGGTATGGCACCGCGTGAAGGAACGCGTGCCGTGCGACCTGCTCATCGGCGACGAGCGCGTGTTTGGCGGAGCTGCGGAGCACGTCTCATGCACAGTGGAGATGACTCCGGTGGACTTGCCGGTGGACGTCGGGGTTGTGGACGAGATTCAGATGATAGCGGATCGCGACCGCGGGTGGGCCTGGACACGCGCCCTCCTTGGCCTGCCCGCGCGCGAGATTCACCTCTGCGGTGAGGCTCGGGCATTGCCGCTCATCCAGAATCTGCTCTACGCCACCCACGAGCGGAAGAACTTGTCAACAGTGGAGCACAAACGTCTcgtgccgctggcggtgtCTCCGAGCCTTCGCTCTAGGCTGCGGCCGGAGACAGTGGAGAACGGCGACTGCTTCGTCTGCTTCTCCAAGAAGCAAGTGCTGTCCCTGCGGGACAACCTAAACCGTCTTCCTGGCGTGAAAAGCTTCGCCATCTACGGCGCCATGCCATTCCAGGTGCGAGAGGCTGAGGCTGCACGCTTCAATCGTGGTGTTACCGACTACATCAACGCTTccacctcctgcagcgccaacGCAAAAAACAACACAGCTGGCTGCAGTaccacgtcgccgccagGCACCCGGCCTCGTGAGTCATCGCCGGAAACGGCGACGCCCACAAAGCACGTTCTCGTCTCTACCGACGCCATTGCCTACGGCCTCAACATGAACATTGAGCGCATGGTTTTCACGACACTGCGCAAGTTCGATGGCAAGGGCATGGTCGAGCTGCCTGCTGCGACTGTCCAGCAAATCGCAGGGCGCTCCGGCCGCTTCGGCCTCACTCGGCAGCACGCTGTGGGCCGCTGCACCGTGCTGCACGAGTCCGACATGGCAGCGTTTGGCGCCGCCATGTCTGCGCAGCCGGAGCCGCTTGCAAAGGCGGGGCTGCTGCCCACAGGCGACATTCTTCAGCTGTTTGCCGAGCTGGAGTCTGCCAAGTCGCGCAAGGCGAGTACGCCAACTTTGGATCTGAGTGGCGGATCATTTTTTGAGCTCATGTCGAGGTTTGCTGCCTCGTGCGCGGAGTCGCAGAACTTTTTCCCCTGTGACATCCATCGCTCTCTGCTGCGAGTGGCTGAGCTCCTTGAGCCGGTGCGCAACCTTTCCTTGACGGATCGCATTATGTTTTGTTATCTGCCGCTGAGCGACATGAGCGCTGCATCACTGCAGCTGATTGTAGCCTACGCCACCGATCACGCTGCAGGGAAGCCTGTGCCCTTGCGCTTCGACGTTTGGTGCACGGAGCTGATGCAGCGGGCGGAGCGAGAAGAAGCGTGCTGTGTGGGAGCCGCACCTCCGCACCagagggagcagcagcagcagctctccctGAGCGACCTGGCGACCGAGCTCGAGCGGTGCTTTCGACAGGCAGAGATGTACTGCTGGCTGTCCTGGCGTTTCGGCAAGACGTTTGTGGAGCGCGAGAGAGGCCTCGAGTTGAAGGCTTCCATCACTGCTGCTTTGACACGGCTGAACGGATCTGCTTGA
- a CDS encoding phospholipid-transporting ATPase-like protein — translation MRKWVQQRLAKPAKDRSCEQRTVQLNDPHGRTNFCDNRIYSSRYNIFTFLPLNLWEQLHRPINIYFVLVVALQFIPSVAPVSPLTTIFPITVAFLVNTVKEGIDDLRRHRQDAEANERVYQRVRPGTLELEDVMSADIRVGDVLILHPFEVVPSDVVILLTSHDSGSAYITTESLDGETGSKQRFAILHQLFKYSQAAASPVPSLSQCCGLTFGTTTAPDSNAAGVHASAAKTTGKFTDAPVCDLRRCCDSAEDHQLHCLQYAFRSRLVLCSEGPNAQLHSYHGVATVCAPRSSSQTWRESRPSTSSTCGAAGDAVKAGRAAPESLPGCRYGSFPAPAVLPISADMARAGEADMGEAFPRHLPMPMTAPPPLRQHAARTPDSMDADSFPSIVDERSGLLESGGPSQASAPPRQSSLEGQAGAYDYFDGPEQTLSVNIDNVVYSSSRIGNTHFIVALVIFTGCETKMSMTRNVLPTKWATIDNRFNYLTMLIFLVQFILVSACASVSCLHLKAHAPLWYLGGSVDPIKVSEYFPIMPLRYLMMLSPMVPLSFKVMVEISKAYVSYVIRWDEDMRTEVESVSVNNSALAEELGQVEYVLSDKTGTLTANTMTFRALATVNDTVFSATTEDFIESDLHRPLAEVGKTIKATTARGQHEDYYLMLSMVFCNTIEPTLSPQFSANGSVAYGARSTRNSGVSTNGNTSFSTRWMSSSPDEVALVEGAEQCGFSLRRRSRTHGTVGLWGEAGASLEVEVVRTLPFSSDRGMMSVLVCCPAVAVKGAEAEARDTADGGSTFPPMNYVLLIKGADEKVLPRCTDACSRSHLEDITNRLASFSREGLRTLVYGYRIVAEEEVKEALCRFTAVEASFASAVVCEAELQRIYALLEHDFTYCGITAVKDELQEGVPQTLAQLRHANIRVWMLTGDKTETAKQTAVACGLLTSTDRVITLTPPNEDLLAPTDHLAYVSEKLSEIKGILAQEGPTVEMTMLTRWQKVRGWCRRFFWERSGLEDFVHEFTQPATCERIRPVDHPLLTQPLSTVQARYGPVSPSVTDMVPRVCGSARREPGLHFASAFGACSDFDTCGLKRGYCVTLSGKTLRLLEREDVMSHGHGAVVRLFQRCLLQARAVVCSRTAPSLKSYMVDMVRRSGHITLAIGDGGNDVPMLQAAHIGVGVKGREGSQAKLASDFAIGQFRFLSKLILVHGHTAYQRTAMIVQQSFWKTVLISWVQVLFNVSTDFSGVSYWDSLSLTLYNAIPTVPVTFLCVMDMPLSHWLLCTTTQLYTMSQRGRYFNATTFYGYVARALLHGTMMYYLSVALQRGAGAIMTNGWVLDRSGDFYAPYIAVVTVHTYTVWTESHAITIAHWFCFLFSIWTCFLSFWLYARAPASPNETFSMLLRSPSFYLSYLGLLTAVCVSLAIYAIPKMLWFPDALQLERLLLAYMRQTRAWHRGLPVHALRVFFQEDNPSQFWKSISLYHALRYSKPPRQNFTVAAD, via the coding sequence ATGCGAAAGTGGGTGCAACAGCGGCTTGCCAAGCCGGCGAAGGACCGCTCTTGCGAACAGCGCACGGTTCAGCTCAATGACCCGCATGGCCGCACCAACTTCTGCGACAACCGCATCTACAGCTCCCGGTACAACATCTTCACTTTTCTGCCGCTGAACCTGTGGGAACAGCTTCACCGCCCCATCAACATTTACTTTGTGCTGGTCGTGGCGCTGCAGTTCATTCCCTCTGTGGCGCCAGTCAGCCCCCTCACGACCATCTTCCCCATCACCGTCGCATTCCTCGTCAACacggtgaaggagggcaTCGACGacctgcgccgccatcgGCAGGATGCTGAGGCGAACGAGCGCGTGTACcagcgcgtgcggcctgGCACACTAGAGTTAGAGGATGTGATGAGCGCCGACATCCGTGTCGGCGACGTTCTCATTCTGCATCCATTTGAAGTTGTGCCGAGCGATGTGGTGATTTTGCTGACCTCgcacgacagcggcagcgcgtacATTACGACAGAGTCGCTTGACGGTGAAACCGGCTCGAAGCAGCGGTTTGCGATTCTGCATCAACTATTCAAGTACTCTcaggccgccgcctcgcccgTACCGTCTCTGTCGCAGTGCTGCGGTCTGACCTTCGGGACGACAACAGCGCCTGACAGCAACGCAGCCGGCGTACACGCCTCGGCAGCAAAGACCACGGGGAAGTTCACAGATGCTCCGGTATGTGacttgcggcgctgctgcgacagcgccgagGATCACCAATTGCACTGCCTCCAGTACGCGTTTCGCTCTCGCCTGGTGCTGTGCTCTGAGGGTCCgaatgcgcagctgcactcATACCACGGAGTCGCCAcggtgtgtgcgccgcgcagctcaTCGCAGACCTGGAGGGAGAGTCGGCCGTCGACAAGCAGCACctgcggtgctgccggtgaTGCAGTCAAAGCCGGGAGGGCGGCCCCAGAGTCGCTGCCTGGCTGTCGTTACGGCTCCTTCCCTGCTCCAGCGGTACTGCCGATATCTGCGGACATGGCACGCGCGGGCGAGGCAGACATGGGCGAGGCATTTCCGCGCCATCTTCCGATGCCGATGACggcgcccccccctctccgccaGCACGCGGCCCGTACGCCAGACTCCATGGACGCAGACTCTTTTCCATCTATCGTTGACGAGCGCAGCGGTCTTCTGGAGTCAGGCGGCCCGTCGCAGGCGAGTGCTCCGCCGCGCCAGTCCTCATTGGaggggcaggcaggcgcaTACGACTACTTTGACGGCCCGGAGCAGACCCTCTCCGTTAACATCGACAACGTTGTGTACTCGTCAAGTCGCATCGGCAACACGCACTTCATCGTCGCCCTTGTCATCTTCACTGGCTGTGAGACGAAGATGAGCATGACGCGCAACGTGCTTCCGACTAAGTGGGCCACGATCGACAACCGCTTCAACTACCTGACGATGCTAATCTTTTTGGTGCAGTTTATCCTGGTGTCGGCGTGCGCCTCTGTCTCCTGCTTGCATCTCAAGGCCCACGCCCCGCTCTGGTACCTCGGCGGCTCGGTAGACCCGATCAAGGTCAGCGAGTACTTCCCCATCATGCCGCTGCGGTACCTGATGATGCTGTCACCGATGGTGCCACTCTCCTTCAAGGTGATGGTCGAGATCTCAAAGGCGTATGTCAGCTACGTCATCCGCTGGGACGAAGATATGCGCACCGAGGTGGAGTCCGTGTCGGTAAACAACTCAGCCCTGGCCGAAGAGCTGGGGCAGGTCGAATACGTCTTGTCCGACAAGACGGGCACACTCACCGCGAACACCATGACCTTCCGTGCCTTGGCCACCGTCAACGACACCGTCTTCTCCGCAACCACCGAGGACTTCATCGAGTCGGATCTGCACCGTCCTCTGGCTGAGGTGGGCAAAACCATCAAGGCAACGACGGCACGCGGCCAGCACGAGGACTACTACCTCATGCTCAGTATGGTCTTCTGCAACACGATCGAGCCAACGCTGTCACCGCAGTTTAGCGCGAACGGCAGCGTGGCTTACGGCGCTCGCAGCACCCGCAACAGTGGGGTCAGCACAAACGGCAACACGTCCTTCTCGACACGCTGGATGTCCTCATCACCGGATGAGGTGGCCCTCGTTGAGGGCGCTGAGCAGTGCGGCTTCTCtttgcgtcggcgcagccgcacccacGGAACGGTTGGGCTCTGGGGCGAGGCTGGTGCGTCcctggaggtggaggtggtgcgcacGCTGCCCTTCAGCTCCGACCGCGGCATGATGagcgtgctggtgtgctgccCCGCTGTGGCTGTAAagggcgcagaggcggaggccaGGGACACCGCCGACGGGGGTAGCACTTTTCCACCCATGAACTATGTGCTGCTGATCAAGGGTGCTGACgagaaggtgctgccgcgctgcaccgACGCCTGCAGCCGTTCTCACCTTGAGGACATCACGAACCGCCTCGCCAGCTTCTCGCGCGAAGGACTGCGCACGCTTGTGTACGGATACCGCAtcgtggcggaggaggaggtcaAGGAGGCACTGTGCCGCTTCACCGCGGTAGAGGCGagcttcgcctccgctgtAGTTtgcgaggcggagctgcagcgcatttACGCCCTGCTCGAGCACGACTTCACGTACTGCGGGATCACCGCGGTGAAGGACGAGCTGCAGGAAGGGGTGCCGCAGACGCTCGCTCAGCTTCGCCATGCCAATATACGGGTATGGATGCTGACGGGTGACAAGACAGAGACGGCAAAGCAAACGGCGGTCGCGTGCGGGCTGCTGACGTCGACCGACCGCGTCATCACCCTCACGCCGCCCAATGAGGATCTTCTGGCGCCGACGGATCACCTGGCCTACGTTTCGGAGAAGCTCTCCGAAATAAAGGGGATCTTGGCGCAGGAGGGACCCACGGTGGAGATGACGATGCTGACGCGCTGGCAGAAGGTGCGCgggtggtgccgccgcttcttCTGGGAACGCTCCGGCCTCGAAGATTTTGTGCACGAGTTCACGCAGCCGGCGACGTGCGAGCGCATTCGCCCTGTTGACCACCCTCTCCTCACGCAGCCGCTGAGCACCGTCCAGGCTCGCTATGGCCCAGTAAGCCCGTCAGTCACGGACATGGTGCCAAGGGTGTGCGGTTCGGCGCGCCGGGAACCTGGCTTGcacttcgcctccgcctttgGCGCTTGCTCTGACTTTGACACGTGTGGTCTAAAGCGCGGCTACTGCGTTACGCTGTCGGGCAAGACCCTCCGACTGCTGGAGAGGGAGGATGTCATGTCGCATGGTCatggcgcggtggtgcgcctCTTCCAGCGGTGCCTGttgcaggcgcgcgcggtTGTGTGTAGCCgcaccgctccctctctcaaGTCGTACATGGTGGACATGGTGCGGCGCTCCGGCCACATCACGCTCGCGATAGGGgacggcggcaacgacgTCCCCatgctgcaggcggcgcatATCGGCGTCGGCGTGAAAGGGCGGGAGGGCAGCCAGGCGAAGCTCGCGTCCGACTTTGCGATCGGCCAGTTCCGCTTCTTGTCGAAGCTGATCCTCGTGCACGGGCATACCGCCTATCAGCGCACAGCCATGATTGTGCAGCAGAGCTTCTGGAAGACGGTGCTCATTTCCTGGGTGCAGGTGCTCTTCAACGTGTCCACCGATTTTTCCGGCGTGTCCTACTGGGATTCGCTTAGCCTCACCTTGTACAACGCCATCCCCACCGTCCCCGTGACGTTTCTGTGCGTGATGGACATGCCTCTCTCGCACTGGCTCCTGTGCACGACAACGCAGCTCTACACCATGTCCCAACGCGGCCGGTACTTCAACGCCACCACCTTCTACGGCTATGTTGCTCGAGCGCTTCTGCACGGTACCATGATGTACTACTTGTCCGTCGCGCTTCAGCGCGGCGCTGGGGCGATCATGACGAATGGGTGGGTGCtcgaccgcagcggcgacttTTACGCGCCGTACATCGCTGTCGTGACGGTTCACACTTACACGGTGTGGACCGAGTCTCACGCCATCACGATTGCGCACTGGTTCTGCTTTCTCTTCTCGATCTGGACGTGCTTTCTCAGCTTCTGGCTgtacgcgcgcgcaccggcgtcgccgaACGAGACCTTCTCGATGCTCCTCAGGAGCCCATCCTTCTACCTGTCGTACCTCGGTTTGCTCACCGCTGTGTGCGTCTCGCTCGCCATCTATGCTATACCAAAGATGTTATGGTTCCCCGATgccctgcagctggagcggctgctgctggcgtaTATGCGGCAGACGCGTGCGTGGCACCGCGGCTTGCCAGTCCATGCCCTCCGCGTCTTCTTCCAGGAGGACAATCCCTCACAGTTTTGGAAGTCCATTTCGCTCTATCACGCGCTGCGCTACTCCAAGCCTCCGCGGCAAAACTTCACTGTCGCGGCCGATTAG